The proteins below are encoded in one region of Mauremys reevesii isolate NIE-2019 linkage group 15, ASM1616193v1, whole genome shotgun sequence:
- the LOC120383656 gene encoding olfactory receptor 5A1-like produces MKIKNQTTVTEFILLGLSSDPQMQIFFFLVFLVIYLITLGGNIVIMLVIRADSHLHIPMYFFLFHLSFVDICYSSVIVPNMLMTFLAEHRTISVIGCIAQMFFMILSGATEAFILSAMAYDRYAAICDPLHYMETMSTRICVQLVSGAWAIGFFHALLNTVFALKLHFCGPSQISHFSCELPPLLRLSCTDTLTNQVVLLTSVVIIGSSSFLLTLISYIHIISTILRIRSAEGRHKAFSTCSSHLIVVGLLYLTALLQYTKPRSISSLVLDEVFSIQYSILTPMLNPIIYSLKNKEMKTAIRKMLGKLKFLK; encoded by the coding sequence TTCCTGGTGTTTTTAGTTATTTACCTAATCACTCTGGGTGGTAACATAGTGATCATGCTGGTGATAAGAGCTGATTCTCACCTTCACATCCCTATGTACTTCTTCCTCTTTCATTTATCATTTGTTGATATTTGTTATTCCTCAGTCATAGTGCCTAATATGCTGATGACCTTCCTAGCAGAGCACAGAACTATTTCTGTCATTGGCTGCATTGCTCAGATGTTCTTCATGATCCTCTCAGGTGCTACTGAAGCTTTCATTCTCTCAGCCATGGCTTACGACCGCTATGCTGCCATCTGTGACCCGTTGCATTACATGGAAACAATGAGCACAAGGATCTGTGTTCAGCTGGTGAGTGGAGCATGGGCAATAGGCTTCTTCCATGCCCTGCTTAACACTGTTTTTGCCCTCAAGTTGCATTTTTGTGGACCCAGTCAAATCAGCCATTTCAGCTGTGAGCTCCCTCCTCTGTTACGACTGTCCTGCACTGACACCCTCACCAATCAAGTGGTGCTTCTTACTTCTGTTGTGATAATTGGGTCAAGCTCCTTCCTCCTCACCCTGATCTCCTACATTcacatcatctccaccatcctgaggATACGCTCTGCGGAGGGCaggcataaagccttctccacctgcagctcccacctgatTGTGGTTGGCTTGTTGTACCTGACAGCTTTGCTCCAGTACACAAAACCCAGATCAATCTCCTCTCTGGTTCTGGATGAAGTGTTCTCCATCCAGTACAGCATCTTGACCCCCAtgttaaaccccatcatctacagcctgaaGAACAAGGAGATGAAAACAGCTATAAGGAAAATGTTGGGGAAATTAAAGTTTCTCAAGTAA